ttggaagcagcatagaggggcagtcaacggtaaaacactgatgaaataggtcaaaactctaggccaaaaatccattattatcatcagtgacagtaccacaactgtgcccttcagaattaataatcactcctaagaatcttcatttggcaccagatgatgcggttaagagaaacactctgggaggttttgaatcagacttggttttttgttagccaagttacaggagaatctttaaagtggggggaagggaagaaggaaacggaccaggaaaagaatttaagccatcatctataaaccaacaaagcactgatagttccaaacattatgtcagacactaaaatgactgatataggctcaagtggtttataaaacctataaaaagactacaccagcaaagtccccatttatctgtagagttcagaaactaaaacaaggaatattttagcttaaaagtttatctcaagagaatcatacacacttcacatgaatacaaatacctgaaaccaaacatttttaaaagctccaatacccaaaatataaagaaaaatattaattcagaagactcagtcaatccatgataatcacaaaatggctgggcaatctctatctcccttccacactaaccatccatcccatggaagaccaagggagatcagaccttccagacttaccttccagaccttccagacacctggctgctgcaaaattctatggagactccttgtggaacagcagtttcccatctcttgtgtctctccctatcgtgatcatgatcatgcaggaagcaagtctggctgtgctatttcttatcattgtctgtcacccatctgcagcatggtattgtacagataaggaaaaagtagttccctttcccccagaaggttgaggctcaggtacagggtaattctcctgtgcacacagtcattatttaggccgactcagtgacttcaacaggcttaatcatgtgatcaggtttgttgccagctgcgtaatgctcccacatctgtagatagagccgctctaggtccattgtgtattgtttggtgttgaacagagggctagatgttctctgcttccagactttgccacgaattttcttcaggtattctagatcagttcccagtttcacagctatgtcttcatattcttgtctattttgagcaataagctcaagacagcctaaacaagtgagctgggaagctgcaactcgggaagcaagagtctctcctggcatagtcaccacgggtgtccctgaccaaaggacatccatccctgtggtgtgtccattacagagtggagtgtccaagcagacatcagccagctggcctctccgaacatgttcctccttaggagcaacaggtgaaaaaatgatacgcttctggggaaggcccatattttgtgcatactgttgaatattaggttctcctactgctggaaaacgcaacagccacagtacactattgggaacacgcttcagaatatttgcccacatctgcaaagtagatgggtcaattttatataactgattgaagttacagtacacaatggcatcttccggtaacccgtactgagaacgtgtggttacaataatggtacggggaacctcctctccagtggcagccttgatgttgatctgggtagttgccagtccattgctaagactgaatccattaattgttatctgaatttgtcctctgttaatcatttcaataactgcctctgcaatagtattcataggagtgacaggcatattaagagccgtattactgctgtctgcgttgtctcctccatcaggacatttcatcttgacaatctgcacatctgggagactatcaagaaatgctttgaggtcgATGCCATTCAGCACAATCCGATTGTCACAAATGTGCCCATTGGACTTAAAATCGATGACTGCCttcttcttcaggtgagggaacatattagcatgatcaccaataaagaaagtatggggcatataagccactttctcagaatactgctcagcaacttcagcaggtgaagtttcctgatcagtgatgatataatccatgaaaagcacgccactggtcccagggtagcccagccacattgcctgaataggagctggcctgagagcaaagagttcatttcgagcacccctggtataaccattcatatttacaaggctgtgtataccatcttgatggatgcgatcagctgctttcccattgcatggaatctgagaaagatcaatgaaatgatgggcttctgccatcaccttcgcttggaagtttgtgccatcatctgggctcagggcataacagaatacctcaaatttatcaggattgtgcatgcctggaatagactgcataagatgagaagtaggatgattcccAAAGTCAGAACTCACATATCCTACATGCAGTcgaccatcactgagcttcaagtcttttggatgtTCGTATGGTGGTTTATGAAAGACACTGATctcatccaagcagaggttcccgtggctctcagcaatagccttcctgaagccatgagaaagaggatagagcatactatgatgaggctgcacagaaggcaacctattcttctccagctggtcagccacaatgctgaccaacttcttcattcgctcatcatagtctgtccaatcacagacaatctgcaggcaatgagccaaatcacaataagcgtcaggaaaatcaggttcaagcttcagagcagtgcgataagaagcaattgcttctggaatattccctgaatacttgtgaatggaagccagattgctgtgggcatccgcaagtgcagggttaatctgaatggcacgagtataacactgcaaggctccctgaacatcctgcatctcctttagagtgtctcccatgttacagtaggcatcagcaaaggtaggactgattcgaacagcctccttataatgcatcagagcttcctgcagttttccctgctgctgcaatacacttgctaaatttgaatgggcaacagcaaactctgggaagacttctaatgctttacaatacaagcgaactgcctcttcaaagtttccctggtctcctttgatattggctaggttattcagagagtctgcatgggtgggacacagccgcagagctgtattataacactcttctgcttcggcaacactgcccttctcttccagagcgttggctaggttgcagtaagcatcagggaaatgtggttgcaattCAATAGCTCGCCTGTAGGTGTCTACTGCCAGATCCATCAGGCCTTGCTCATAATATACACAAGCCAGGTTGGCATGtaccactgcatgatttgggctcaagcttagggcacaaaggtaagctgccacagctctgtcaaaaatccgtgcctcttgcaagacatttcctaaattgatataagcatccagaaaattggggtcaagggtgacagccttttcaaagtgatgaattgcaagccaaatctccccttgtgcattgaaaacacagccaagattactccaagctactgcaaagttcggttgcgtctccattg
This sequence is a window from Orcinus orca chromosome 17, mOrcOrc1.1, whole genome shotgun sequence. Protein-coding genes within it:
- the LOC125961809 gene encoding UDP-N-acetylglucosamine--peptide N-acetylglucosaminyltransferase 110 kDa subunit-like; this translates as MEGAVQAYISALQYNPDLYCVRSDLGNLLKALGRLEGAKACYLKAMETQPNFAVAWSNLGCVFNAQGEIWLAIHHFEKAVTLDPNFLDAYINLGNVLQEARIFDRAVAAYLCALSLSPNHAVVHANLACVYYEQGLMDLAVDTYRRAIELQPHFPDAYCNLANALEEKGSVAEAEECYNTALRLCPTHADSLNNLANIKGDQGNFEEAVRLYCKALEVFPEFAVAHSNLASVLQQQGKLQEALMHYKEAVRISPTFADAYCNMGDTLKEMQDVQGALQCYTRAIQINPALADAHSNLASIHKYSGNIPEAIASYRTALKLEPDFPDAYCDLAHCLQIVCDWTDYDERMKKLVSIVADQLEKNRLPSVQPHHSMLYPLSHGFRKAIAESHGNLCLDEISVFHKPPYEHPKDLKLSDGRLHVGYVSSDFGNHPTSHLMQSIPGMHNPDKFEVFCYALSPDDGTNFQAKVMAEAHHFIDLSQIPCNGKAADRIHQDGIHSLVNMNGYTRGARNELFALRPAPIQAMWLGYPGTSGVLFMDYIITDQETSPAEVAEQYSEKVAYMPHTFFIGDHANMFPHLKKKAVIDFKSNGHICDNRIVLNGIDLKAFLDSLPDVQIVKMKCPDGGDNADSSNTALNMPVTPMNTIAEAVIEMINRGQIQITINGFSLSNGLATTQINIKAATGEEVPRTIIVTTRSQYGLPEDAIVYCNFNQLYKIDPSTLQMWANILKRVPNSVLWLLRFPAVGEPNIQQYAQNMGLPQKRIIFSPVAPKEEHVRRGQLADVCLDTPLCNGHTTGMDVLWSGTPVVTMPGETLASRVAASQLTCLGCLELIAQNRQEYEDIAVKLGTDLEYLKKIRGKVWKQRTSSPLFNTKQYTMDLERLYLQMWEHYAAGNKPDHMIKPVEVTESA